The following are encoded together in the Campylobacter devanensis genome:
- a CDS encoding MinD/ParA family protein: MDQADKLRELMIAQKIKKSTHFIAVTSGKGGVGKSTVSANLANLLATNGYKVVLFDADIGLANLDVLLNVKITKNMLDVLKGECPLEDILIKVKPNLTLIPGESGDEIFKFNDQFLYEKFLNQASILKDVDFVIIDTGAGIGSSTQVFLEACDEIIVVTVPDPAAITDAYATIKVISKMKSDVFMLINQTKNADEAQKIFQTIKTVADKNISHRLNLNLLGWIPSDKVVSRSIKIRTLFSSEAPHSLATYQLKQAANNLLEKLERKVLDTSEDRSFAGFFKRLVEQF; encoded by the coding sequence ATGGATCAAGCAGATAAATTAAGAGAGTTAATGATAGCTCAAAAGATCAAAAAATCAACCCATTTCATCGCAGTTACTAGTGGAAAAGGTGGCGTAGGTAAATCCACAGTTAGTGCAAATTTAGCTAATCTTTTAGCAACAAATGGTTATAAAGTAGTATTATTTGATGCTGATATTGGTCTTGCGAATTTAGATGTTTTACTAAATGTGAAAATTACCAAAAATATGCTAGATGTTTTAAAAGGCGAGTGTCCGCTTGAAGATATTTTAATTAAAGTTAAACCAAATTTGACATTAATTCCTGGTGAGAGCGGTGATGAGATTTTTAAATTTAATGATCAGTTTTTATACGAAAAGTTCTTAAATCAAGCCTCAATTTTAAAAGATGTGGATTTTGTTATCATTGATACTGGTGCTGGGATTGGATCTAGTACGCAAGTATTTTTAGAAGCGTGTGATGAGATTATCGTTGTAACCGTGCCCGATCCTGCAGCTATCACTGATGCATATGCGACTATCAAGGTGATTTCAAAGATGAAAAGCGATGTCTTTATGCTAATTAACCAGACTAAAAACGCAGATGAAGCTCAAAAGATTTTTCAAACTATAAAAACTGTTGCTGATAAAAATATTTCGCATAGGCTAAATTTAAATCTTTTAGGCTGGATTCCAAGTGATAAGGTTGTATCTAGAAGCATTAAGATACGGACACTTTTTAGCAGCGAAGCTCCGCATTCATTAGCTACTTATCAGCTTAAGCAAGCAGCAAATAATCTCCTTGAGAAATTGGAACGGAAAGTGCTTGATACCAGTGAAGATAGAAGCTTTGCTGGCTTTTTTAAGCGTTTAGTGGAGCAGTTTTAA
- a CDS encoding RNA polymerase sigma factor FliA encodes MNPIKKKQLEAYKTQIKKEQDELVIAYMPALRAMACRLKSRLPSSIEVSDLISIGTEAMVRLSHSYDKNQNDNFWGYAKHRVQGSMLDYLRSLDTLSRQNRKLVKDIDRLVDEYYSKHQYEPSNEYLASALNEDVSKIKEVRSLSDLTSVLRLEDQFNILSDYDTEAQIEKEELIEHIKLVLSEFSQRDQLVIQLYYYEELNLSEISEILNITESRISQIHKRLIIKIRERLGF; translated from the coding sequence ATGAATCCAATAAAGAAAAAGCAGCTTGAAGCCTATAAAACACAGATAAAAAAAGAGCAAGATGAGCTAGTAATCGCATATATGCCAGCTCTTAGAGCTATGGCGTGTAGACTCAAATCTCGTTTGCCAAGCTCGATTGAAGTAAGTGATTTAATAAGTATTGGTACAGAGGCTATGGTACGTCTTAGCCATAGTTATGATAAAAATCAAAATGATAATTTTTGGGGTTATGCAAAGCATAGAGTTCAAGGCTCAATGCTTGATTACCTAAGAAGTTTAGATACGCTAAGCAGACAGAATCGTAAACTGGTTAAAGATATAGATCGATTAGTAGATGAGTACTATAGCAAACATCAATATGAGCCAAGTAATGAGTATTTAGCTAGTGCGTTAAATGAAGATGTAAGCAAGATTAAAGAGGTTAGAAGCTTAAGCGATCTAACATCTGTTCTTAGGTTAGAAGATCAGTTTAATATATTAAGCGATTATGATACCGAGGCACAGATAGAAAAAGAGGAGCTAATCGAGCATATAAAGCTGGTTTTGAGTGAATTTAGTCAAAGGGATCAGTTGGTGATTCAGCTTTATTATTATGAAGAGTTAAATTTAAGTGAAATAAGCGAAATTTTAAATATCACAGAATCAAGAATTAGTCAAATTCATAAAAGATTGATAATAAAAATTCGAGAAAGGCTAGGCTTTTAA
- the fliM gene encoding flagellar motor switch protein FliM, whose amino-acid sequence MADILSQEEIDALLQVVDDDGDSQSSNSSERNLEEPKQVVIYDFKRPNRVSKEQLRAVKGIHDKLARNLASQISSIMRSIVEIRLHSVDQMTYGEFLMSLPSPTSFNVFSIKPLDGNCVLEVNPSIAFPMIDRLLGGNGDGFESNNRELTDIEVNLLDAILRIIMQRLKESWAMITDMYPNVEAKESSPNVVQIVSQNEIVIMVVMEIIIGNSSGMISLCYPVIYLEPILSRLANRDIMLGETSAKKSRNKELKTLIGRAEVLYEAILGKTVISVNEFLNLEVGDILRLDRNADDKAIVCIDKKEVFLAQIGIHRFSKSIKLEQLIKTDRDEIKAILEQYEEERKAKLMSYKEPEPEEETKEEDEYDD is encoded by the coding sequence ATGGCAGATATTCTAAGTCAAGAAGAGATAGATGCACTCTTGCAAGTTGTAGATGATGATGGCGATAGTCAAAGCAGCAATTCATCTGAGCGTAATTTGGAAGAGCCAAAACAGGTTGTAATCTACGACTTTAAACGCCCAAATAGGGTTAGTAAGGAGCAGCTAAGGGCTGTCAAAGGTATTCACGATAAGCTTGCAAGAAACCTTGCGTCTCAAATTTCAAGCATTATGCGTAGTATTGTTGAGATTAGGCTACACTCAGTTGATCAGATGACTTATGGCGAGTTTTTAATGAGTTTGCCAAGCCCAACAAGCTTTAATGTATTTTCTATTAAACCGCTAGATGGTAACTGCGTTTTAGAGGTTAATCCTAGTATCGCATTTCCTATGATTGATAGGTTGCTTGGTGGTAATGGTGATGGATTTGAGAGTAACAATAGGGAGCTAACTGATATTGAGGTTAATCTTTTGGATGCTATTTTGCGTATTATTATGCAGCGTTTAAAAGAGTCTTGGGCAATGATTACAGATATGTATCCAAATGTAGAAGCTAAAGAGTCTAGTCCAAATGTTGTCCAAATCGTTAGCCAAAATGAGATTGTTATTATGGTTGTTATGGAGATTATTATTGGAAACTCTAGCGGTATGATAAGCTTATGTTATCCAGTTATATATCTAGAGCCAATACTTAGCCGTTTGGCTAATCGTGATATTATGCTAGGTGAAACTAGTGCTAAAAAGAGCCGAAATAAAGAGTTAAAAACACTTATTGGCCGTGCTGAGGTATTATATGAGGCGATTTTAGGAAAGACCGTAATTAGCGTAAATGAATTTTTAAATTTAGAAGTTGGTGATATCTTGCGACTTGATCGTAATGCCGATGATAAAGCAATTGTCTGTATAGATAAAAAAGAGGTATTCTTAGCTCAAATTGGTATTCACCGCTTTAGCAAATCTATCAAGCTAGAACAGTTAATCAAAACTGATCGTGATGAGATAAAGGCTATCCTAGAACAATATGAAGAGGAGAGAAAAGCCAAACTAATGTCATATAAAGAGCCAGAACCAGAAGAAGAAACTAAAGAAGAGGATGAATATGATGACTAG
- the fliY gene encoding flagellar motor switch protein FliY — MMTRFFEIFKNELSATIEGLTGVTPVISEGAEYDAPTQNGIKTPAVIASVTLNGDIMGKINLVATPVLLTAINDLMLGDEKPSGSTIIGDDELDASKEIFSNLLSAMTTSLGAAKDMPKITFTINAVKYIDENQILDFSSFEKLFLYPVELMDLNEMIGICIDYSFYKYFNKTIGSKSEKHDIGDEIKNIGLILDVRLPIRVRIGSKKMLLKDVLSMDIGSVIELNQLANDPLEVLIGDKPIALGEVVIVDGNFGVQITEIGTKKERLERLK; from the coding sequence ATGATGACTAGATTTTTTGAAATATTTAAAAATGAGTTAAGTGCAACTATAGAAGGGTTAACCGGAGTTACACCGGTAATATCTGAAGGAGCAGAGTATGATGCTCCAACTCAAAATGGTATCAAAACTCCAGCCGTAATCGCTAGTGTAACACTAAATGGCGATATAATGGGTAAGATAAATTTAGTAGCTACACCAGTTTTATTAACTGCAATAAATGATCTAATGCTAGGCGATGAAAAACCAAGTGGTAGTACGATAATTGGCGATGATGAGCTAGATGCTAGCAAGGAGATATTTTCTAATTTATTAAGCGCTATGACTACAAGTCTTGGAGCAGCCAAAGATATGCCAAAGATTACATTTACAATCAATGCTGTAAAGTATATCGATGAAAATCAAATTTTAGATTTTAGCTCATTTGAGAAGTTATTTTTATACCCTGTTGAGCTAATGGATTTAAATGAAATGATAGGTATTTGTATTGATTATTCGTTTTATAAATACTTTAATAAAACTATAGGCTCTAAAAGTGAAAAACATGATATTGGTGATGAGATTAAAAATATCGGATTAATTTTAGATGTGCGTTTGCCAATCCGTGTAAGAATCGGCTCAAAAAAGATGCTACTAAAAGATGTATTATCAATGGATATTGGTTCAGTCATAGAGCTAAATCAGCTAGCTAATGACCCGCTAGAAGTATTAATAGGAGATAAGCCAATTGCGCTTGGTGAGGTTGTTATCGTTGATGGAAACTTTGGCGTACAAATTACTGAAATTGGCACTAAAAAAGAGCGTCTAGAACGGCTAAAATAG
- a CDS encoding LptF/LptG family permease gives MKLFARYSAFIYVKYFFIIFISLIGFYVVIDTLTNLKNLPSSANLQLIYVSLTALISINYVLPISIVLALIATMINLTRSNELVSFYALGISKNRLITPIFTITLLISFGYIGLCCTQFAYAKERQESLEDFQSFDRSTKWIFLRFENKFTYIEKLLGNKQLAQNVRIFDMNGSQIISQITAKEASYNGDTWILKDNNITQIPQNLSLGATGLERSYADEIVITNSFRPRIIENIENKDNLYSIIDAIDSINTLKNENINIAKIKSVLYSMIFFPLFAPFMVLILYYYMPVTGRFASLAIASFGAIFISLCIWGILFLLIRLSINGAIAAEIGIILPVIILMLFAGYQFYKHR, from the coding sequence ATGAAGCTTTTTGCTAGGTATAGTGCATTTATTTATGTAAAATATTTTTTTATTATATTTATCTCATTGATTGGATTTTATGTAGTTATTGATACCCTTACAAATCTTAAAAATCTCCCAAGTAGTGCAAATTTACAACTAATTTATGTTAGTCTAACTGCATTAATTTCAATCAATTATGTATTGCCAATCTCAATAGTCTTAGCCCTAATAGCAACTATGATTAACCTAACTCGCTCCAATGAATTAGTCAGCTTCTACGCTTTAGGAATTAGTAAAAACCGCCTTATAACGCCTATTTTTACCATCACTTTACTTATTAGCTTTGGATATATCGGACTTTGCTGCACACAGTTTGCCTACGCCAAAGAAAGACAAGAATCCTTAGAAGATTTTCAAAGCTTTGATCGCTCAACCAAATGGATATTTTTGCGCTTTGAAAATAAATTTACATATATCGAAAAACTCCTTGGCAATAAGCAGCTTGCTCAAAATGTCAGAATTTTTGATATGAATGGTTCACAAATTATATCTCAAATAACTGCTAAAGAGGCTAGCTACAATGGCGACACCTGGATACTTAAAGATAACAACATAACTCAAATACCGCAAAATTTAAGCCTAGGTGCTACAGGGTTAGAGCGTAGCTATGCTGATGAGATAGTAATCACAAATAGCTTCCGCCCACGCATAATAGAAAATATCGAAAATAAAGACAATCTCTACTCCATCATAGATGCTATTGACTCCATAAATACACTTAAAAATGAAAATATAAACATTGCTAAGATAAAATCTGTACTATATTCAATGATATTTTTCCCACTTTTTGCTCCATTTATGGTGTTAATTTTATACTATTATATGCCTGTTACTGGGCGTTTTGCTAGCTTAGCTATTGCTAGTTTTGGGGCGATTTTTATCTCGCTTTGTATTTGGGGTATTTTATTTTTACTTATTCGTCTTAGTATTAATGGTGCTATTGCTGCTGAGATTGGTATTATTTTGCCTGTTATTATTTTGATGCTATTTGCTGGATATCAGTTTTATAAACATAGGTAA
- a CDS encoding TVP38/TMEM64 family protein, with product MDKITLLKEKFMIRLILFGVFMLCCVVILCSINQRDLINLMGEFSKFDWVIYIGCWAILPVFLFPAGILAIGGGAILGFWEALICAMIGVGINSAIMYFIARYFSGAFDTAKFERIKNKFCKDEFSLIILLRLIPIVPYNVVNYMAGALRFDFVKFIIAGVLGKFISAVLFINLGSNIANYKSYEFWLALALVVAMGLVAFWVRKILNRRVG from the coding sequence TTGGATAAAATTACGCTTTTAAAAGAGAAATTTATGATTAGATTGATTTTATTTGGCGTTTTTATGCTTTGTTGCGTGGTAATTTTATGTAGTATAAATCAGCGTGATTTGATAAATTTAATGGGCGAATTTAGCAAATTTGATTGGGTGATTTATATTGGGTGCTGGGCGATTTTGCCAGTATTTTTATTTCCGGCTGGGATTTTGGCTATTGGCGGTGGGGCGATTTTAGGCTTTTGGGAGGCTTTAATCTGTGCGATGATAGGGGTCGGGATAAACTCAGCTATAATGTATTTTATCGCAAGATATTTTAGTGGGGCTTTTGATACTGCTAAATTTGAGAGAATTAAAAATAAATTTTGTAAGGATGAATTTAGTCTAATAATTTTGCTTAGATTAATACCAATTGTGCCTTATAATGTCGTGAATTACATGGCTGGGGCGTTGAGGTTTGATTTTGTTAAATTTATCATTGCTGGGGTGCTTGGGAAGTTTATTAGTGCGGTGCTATTTATAAATTTAGGTAGCAATATAGCAAATTATAAAAGTTATGAATTTTGGCTAGCCTTAGCCCTTGTAGTTGCGATGGGTTTGGTGGCGTTTTGGGTTAGAAAAATTCTAAATAGGAGAGTTGGATGA
- a CDS encoding non-canonical purine NTP pyrophosphatase: protein MKIVLATNNMDKVREIKAYYNQFEVLALGDICKPFEIQEYGKSFYENAMIKADAVYEKIKELGIENECIALSDDSGISVEALGFAPGIYSARYSGEGASDASNRAKLISELKRLGLSHAKAFYTACIGIGSKYGRYGVHGFMHGKVIDKELGDNGFGYDFMFIPDGFDKTIGQIDESIKLQISHRSKGLELAKPILKMLSRYY from the coding sequence ATGAAGATTGTTTTAGCTACAAATAATATGGATAAAGTAAGGGAGATTAAGGCTTATTATAATCAATTTGAAGTTTTGGCTTTGGGTGATATATGTAAGCCCTTTGAGATCCAAGAGTATGGCAAGAGCTTTTATGAAAATGCGATGATAAAAGCAGATGCTGTGTATGAGAAGATTAAAGAGCTTGGAATTGAAAATGAGTGTATAGCTCTAAGTGATGATAGCGGGATAAGCGTAGAAGCGCTTGGTTTTGCTCCTGGGATCTACTCAGCTAGGTATAGTGGCGAAGGGGCGAGTGATGCGAGCAATAGAGCAAAATTGATTAGTGAGTTAAAAAGATTAGGCTTAAGCCACGCTAAGGCATTTTACACCGCCTGTATCGGCATCGGCTCTAAATATGGCAGATATGGCGTCCATGGATTTATGCATGGCAAGGTTATAGATAAAGAGCTTGGGGATAATGGCTTTGGGTATGATTTTATGTTTATTCCTGATGGATTTGATAAGACTATAGGGCAGATTGATGAGAGTATCAAGCTTCAAATTTCACACCGATCTAAGGGGCTAGAACTAGCTAAGCCTATACTTAAAATGTTGAGTAGATATTATTAA
- a CDS encoding TonB-dependent receptor domain-containing protein, protein MRLLCALCAAASLYAQDLNLGRVNVTQSYEKSILDNPITTQITKDTILNSPDLAKSLLDISGFNMVRKGGGGSEVSYRSGLSARLPIYTDGSEIHGGCGGRMDTAITYIAPQNYRSIKIIKGPQDVRYGALVNGGLLFDRGIIRLNELSYGADISMLAGSFNQRELSGEAIGGNELGSIQVNGGIYQSDNYKDGDGNIVHSEYFRKQGAIIATLTPNEESAISLSADFGDGEAAYADRAMDGTKFQRESYNLALEQALGSHTLNLQGYYHYIDHVMDNFSLRPAMPNRYNISNPKREIIGTKAEIKLNFDTITTYIGGSYREDKHSSRMTQNAINATEARNTLFSKDYNKNALISTSSVFTQSEYLSEDYGVFGGIRLDRVEIDKYLAGRFDRSKIQTPISGFMRYERYFDTLSLYAGVGRAERASDFWELQKVDGMSLKTEKNHQIDLGTIYDNGNLSLSTNLFVSKIDDYIILNYNGATSSFNTDALLMGGEIDANILINNFYKLGAGLSYVYGENLKDTNGLKDGDPLPQISPLVFKAVAGLVRNEWFVDLDFYANASQHRYKENYGNVAGKDLGYSDSFWTIGLNAGYKYKNYQIMLAALNLNDALYSYHTSKNGAEIATLDIPATTRVYEPGRSFWVKLRANF, encoded by the coding sequence ATGAGATTGCTTTGTGCTTTGTGTGCCGCTGCGAGTTTATACGCTCAAGATTTAAATTTAGGTAGAGTAAATGTAACTCAAAGTTATGAAAAAAGCATTTTAGACAATCCCATAACTACACAAATCACCAAAGACACTATACTAAATTCACCCGATCTAGCCAAATCTTTGCTTGATATAAGTGGATTTAATATGGTTAGAAAAGGCGGTGGCGGTAGCGAAGTATCATATCGCTCAGGGCTTTCGGCTAGACTGCCTATATATACAGATGGATCTGAAATTCACGGCGGTTGCGGTGGTCGGATGGATACAGCTATAACCTATATCGCACCGCAAAATTACCGCTCAATTAAGATAATAAAAGGCCCTCAAGATGTGAGATATGGAGCACTAGTTAATGGTGGATTGCTCTTTGATAGGGGGATTATTAGATTAAATGAGCTTAGCTATGGTGCTGATATATCTATGCTTGCTGGTAGCTTTAACCAAAGAGAGTTAAGTGGCGAGGCGATCGGCGGAAATGAGCTTGGTAGTATCCAAGTAAATGGCGGAATTTACCAAAGCGATAATTACAAAGATGGCGATGGAAACATAGTCCATTCAGAGTATTTTCGCAAACAAGGCGCTATAATCGCCACATTAACACCAAATGAAGAGAGTGCTATTAGCCTTAGTGCTGACTTTGGCGATGGCGAGGCGGCTTATGCTGATAGGGCGATGGATGGGACAAAGTTTCAAAGAGAATCTTATAATCTAGCTTTAGAGCAGGCCTTAGGTAGCCACACTTTGAATTTACAAGGTTATTATCACTATATAGATCATGTGATGGATAATTTTAGCCTAAGACCAGCAATGCCAAATAGATATAATATCAGCAATCCAAAAAGAGAGATTATCGGCACTAAAGCCGAGATAAAACTAAATTTCGATACTATAACTACATATATAGGTGGCTCTTATAGAGAAGATAAGCACTCTAGTAGAATGACTCAAAATGCCATTAATGCCACCGAGGCACGAAATACGCTTTTTTCTAAGGATTATAACAAAAATGCTCTAATTAGCACATCTTCTGTATTTACTCAAAGCGAGTATCTTAGTGAGGATTATGGGGTATTTGGCGGTATTAGATTAGATAGGGTTGAGATAGATAAATATCTTGCTGGTAGATTTGATAGATCTAAAATTCAAACCCCAATATCTGGATTTATGCGTTATGAGAGATATTTTGATACATTAAGCTTATATGCTGGGGTTGGTAGAGCTGAGAGAGCATCGGATTTTTGGGAACTTCAAAAAGTTGATGGAATGAGCTTAAAAACCGAAAAAAATCACCAAATCGACCTAGGTACTATCTATGATAATGGGAATTTGAGTTTAAGCACAAATTTATTTGTGTCTAAAATAGATGATTATATCATTTTAAATTACAATGGCGCTACATCTTCATTTAATACAGATGCCCTTTTGATGGGTGGAGAGATAGATGCTAATATATTGATTAATAATTTTTATAAGCTTGGTGCGGGGTTATCGTATGTTTATGGCGAGAATTTGAAAGATACAAATGGATTAAAAGATGGCGATCCACTGCCTCAAATTTCGCCTTTGGTTTTTAAAGCTGTTGCCGGTTTGGTGCGTAATGAGTGGTTTGTCGATTTGGATTTTTATGCTAATGCTAGCCAACATAGATATAAAGAGAATTACGGCAATGTCGCCGGTAAGGACTTAGGCTATAGCGATAGCTTTTGGACTATTGGGCTAAATGCTGGATATAAATACAAAAATTATCAAATTATGCTAGCAGCACTAAATTTAAACGACGCACTATATAGCTATCACACTAGCAAAAATGGCGCCGAAATAGCCACGCTTGATATCCCAGCTACTACTAGAGTTTATGAGCCGGGGCGAAGCTTTTGGGTGAAATTAAGAGCAAATTTCTAA
- a CDS encoding energy transducer TonB yields the protein MEQKALNITSFIFSLLIYFVLVVLITFGAKINLGKDKIVSEFEIYIVESDIKPNSLNPIKPPNSSINPSNSSINSPSTPDPQTRKIPAQKSQKPTQKIQTTTQNLTRAAYQSSQQNTPINSPSKSNEPTPSQNQITKLSSDSEIFKRLKDEIAQNTIYPRAARRARLSGVVGVEFQIDKSGISNEKISRPSQHKLLNEAALNAIKKTKPNLENIDKKYSIFMEIAFELR from the coding sequence ATGGAGCAAAAAGCACTCAATATAACTTCATTCATATTTTCACTATTGATATATTTTGTGCTTGTGGTTCTTATAACCTTTGGTGCTAAAATAAATTTAGGCAAGGATAAAATAGTTAGTGAATTTGAAATTTATATAGTAGAATCTGATATAAAACCAAATTCGCTAAATCCCATAAAACCGCCAAATTCATCTATAAATCCATCAAATTCATCCATAAATTCACCGAGCACGCCAGATCCCCAAACCCGTAAAATCCCAGCTCAAAAATCCCAAAAACCAACCCAAAAAATCCAAACCACAACCCAAAATTTAACCAGAGCAGCCTATCAATCATCACAACAAAATACCCCTATAAATAGCCCATCAAAATCAAATGAGCCAACCCCTAGCCAAAACCAAATCACCAAACTAAGTAGCGATAGCGAAATATTTAAAAGATTAAAAGATGAAATCGCCCAAAATACCATCTATCCAAGAGCCGCTAGAAGAGCTAGATTGAGTGGTGTAGTAGGCGTGGAGTTTCAAATAGATAAAAGCGGTATAAGTAATGAGAAAATCTCACGCCCCAGCCAGCATAAATTGCTCAATGAAGCGGCGCTAAATGCGATTAAAAAAACAAAGCCAAATTTAGAAAATATAGATAAAAAATATAGCATTTTTATGGAGATTGCTTTTGAGCTTAGATAA
- a CDS encoding saccharopine dehydrogenase family protein, with amino-acid sequence MSHILIIGAGGVSQAATVKCAMNSQVFTKITLASRTKSKCDKIAKFIKDKVGVDIDTAAIDADDTAAVVELIKNIKADLLLNVALPYQDLTLMDACSQTKIPYIDTANYEHPDTAKFEYKLQWAKDGDFKSANTMALLGSGFDPGVTNVYCAYAKQYLFDEIEYIDILDCNAGDHGYAFATNFNPEINLREVSAKGRYYKDGKWIETEPMEIGFSWDYPKIGPKDSYLLYHEELESLVKNIPTLKQIRFFMTFGQSYLTHMKCLENVGMLRIDEVEHNGVKIVPIQFLKTLLPDPASLGARTKGKTNIGCVITGIKDNKPRKVYIYNVCDHQECYQETGVGAVSYTTGVPAMIGSMMVAKGIWSGNGVFNMEEFDAKPFMDELNKQGLPWEIIEMAPNETRLIKEI; translated from the coding sequence ATGAGTCATATCTTAATTATCGGAGCAGGCGGAGTAAGTCAAGCAGCAACGGTAAAATGTGCGATGAATTCGCAAGTTTTTACCAAAATCACTCTAGCAAGTCGCACCAAAAGTAAATGTGATAAAATAGCTAAATTTATAAAAGACAAGGTCGGAGTGGATATCGATACGGCGGCGATAGACGCCGATGATACAGCTGCTGTTGTAGAGCTTATTAAAAATATTAAGGCTGATTTATTACTAAATGTTGCACTTCCATATCAAGACCTTACGCTTATGGACGCATGCTCGCAAACTAAAATTCCATATATAGATACAGCAAACTATGAACACCCAGATACGGCTAAATTTGAGTATAAACTTCAATGGGCTAAAGATGGTGATTTTAAATCTGCTAATACTATGGCGCTTCTTGGTAGTGGATTTGATCCGGGCGTTACTAATGTATATTGTGCTTATGCGAAGCAATATCTATTTGATGAGATTGAGTATATTGATATTTTGGATTGTAATGCTGGAGACCATGGGTATGCGTTTGCTACTAATTTTAATCCTGAGATAAATTTGCGTGAAGTTAGCGCAAAGGGTAGATACTACAAAGATGGAAAATGGATAGAAACCGAGCCGATGGAGATAGGATTTAGCTGGGATTATCCAAAAATTGGCCCAAAAGATAGCTATTTGCTCTATCATGAAGAGCTTGAGAGCTTAGTTAAAAATATCCCTACTTTAAAGCAAATTCGCTTTTTTATGACCTTTGGGCAGAGTTATCTAACTCATATGAAATGTCTAGAAAATGTAGGTATGCTAAGGATTGATGAGGTTGAGCATAATGGAGTTAAAATCGTCCCAATTCAGTTTTTAAAGACTTTGCTACCTGACCCAGCAAGCCTAGGTGCTAGAACCAAAGGCAAGACAAATATAGGTTGTGTGATAACAGGTATAAAAGATAATAAGCCAAGAAAAGTTTATATCTATAATGTATGCGATCACCAAGAGTGCTATCAAGAAACTGGCGTTGGCGCTGTTAGCTACACTACAGGAGTGCCAGCAATGATAGGCTCAATGATGGTAGCAAAGGGTATTTGGAGTGGAAATGGGGTATTTAATATGGAAGAATTCGATGCCAAACCATTTATGGATGAGCTAAATAAACAAGGCTTACCATGGGAGATCATAGAGATGGCACCAAATGAGACTAGATTAATCAAGGAAATTTAA
- the rpmE gene encoding 50S ribosomal protein L31: protein MKKDIHPEYVECTVSCACGNTFISKSNKPEIKVDICSACHPFFTGSEKIVDSAGRVDKFKKKYGMK, encoded by the coding sequence ATGAAAAAAGATATACATCCAGAGTATGTTGAATGCACAGTTAGCTGCGCTTGCGGTAATACATTTATTAGCAAGTCAAACAAGCCAGAAATCAAAGTAGATATTTGCAGTGCTTGTCATCCATTTTTCACAGGTAGTGAAAAGATCGTAGATAGCGCAGGTCGTGTAGATAAATTTAAGAAAAAATACGGAATGAAATAA